One window of the Chitinophaga niabensis genome contains the following:
- a CDS encoding SCO family protein: MSKKAIFYISFFVLLSVGFMGFAGLMIKEGTGEFFGKEKLPVLGTPGHTVQGFKLTNQDGKTITQDNVKGKIYVAEYFFTTCTNICPVMNKNMEKVYAKYKDNPNFLILSHTSDPDYDSIPVLKAYADKHGADVKNWLFLTGDKRHLYKLARESYLVDDGKFTGEDDFIHTQWFALVDGDGQIRGLYEGTKDKDIEKLIKEIDQLMHE; encoded by the coding sequence ATGTCTAAGAAAGCGATCTTTTATATCTCCTTTTTTGTATTGCTGAGCGTAGGGTTCATGGGATTTGCAGGACTGATGATCAAAGAAGGTACCGGTGAATTCTTCGGAAAGGAAAAACTCCCGGTGCTGGGAACACCCGGCCACACGGTACAGGGTTTCAAACTGACCAACCAGGATGGAAAGACCATCACGCAGGACAATGTAAAAGGAAAGATCTACGTGGCGGAATACTTCTTTACTACCTGTACGAATATCTGCCCTGTGATGAATAAGAACATGGAGAAAGTGTATGCAAAGTATAAGGATAACCCAAACTTCCTCATCCTCTCCCATACATCTGATCCTGATTACGATTCCATACCTGTATTAAAGGCCTATGCTGATAAACATGGTGCGGATGTAAAGAACTGGCTTTTTTTAACGGGTGATAAAAGGCACCTGTACAAACTGGCCCGCGAAAGTTACCTCGTAGATGATGGAAAATTTACCGGTGAAGATGATTTCATTCACACCCAGTGGTTTGCACTGGTAGACGGTGATGGCCAGATCAGGGGTTTATATGAAGGAACAAAAGATAAAGATATTGAGAAGCTGATCAAAGAAATTGATCAGCTGATGCATGAATAA
- a CDS encoding Fur family transcriptional regulator, giving the protein MAAKHKELIVQLLRSSNLSITDTRVKILELFLKSNGALEHADFEKLSGKSFDRVTIYRTLQTFLDKGIVHKIPTTDTSVRYAICKSECKEHEHHDHHVHFRCEECGNTSCLEETDIPVISLPKGYALHNVEVVVSGVCKECK; this is encoded by the coding sequence ATGGCTGCAAAACACAAAGAACTCATCGTGCAGTTGTTGCGCTCCAGTAACCTGAGTATTACGGATACGCGTGTAAAGATCCTGGAGCTCTTTTTGAAAAGTAACGGTGCACTGGAACATGCGGATTTTGAGAAGCTGAGCGGTAAGTCGTTCGACAGGGTTACCATTTACCGTACCCTGCAAACCTTCCTGGATAAAGGGATTGTACATAAAATACCTACTACAGATACCTCCGTACGATATGCCATCTGCAAATCGGAATGTAAAGAACATGAACACCACGATCACCATGTTCACTTCCGTTGCGAAGAGTGTGGTAATACCTCCTGCCTGGAAGAAACAGATATTCCGGTTATTTCACTGCCCAAAGGTTATGCACTGCATAATGTGGAAGTAGTGGTAAGCGGGGTATGTAAAGAATGTAAATAA
- a CDS encoding DUF6624 domain-containing protein: MMKYITFILLACISALSVAAQKEPALARSMDSVHIVDQAIRKLFSSSSDIDSIAKARNISVAEVYNVLSAEMVRIDSANMRFTDSVIKIYGYPGKSLVGENASYAAWSVIQHSNRIDEFMPLLKDAADKGELDFHFYAMTLDRQLMYKRQEQIYGTQGSMVTLKNGEKGMIIWPIKDPEGVDERRRKAGFTSTVKENAARMRIDYKVYKLSDLSEPVKKP, from the coding sequence ATGATGAAATACATCACGTTCATTTTATTGGCATGCATTAGTGCTCTTTCTGTGGCTGCACAGAAAGAGCCTGCCCTTGCCAGGTCAATGGACAGTGTACATATAGTAGATCAAGCCATCAGGAAGTTATTCAGCTCATCCTCGGATATTGATTCTATTGCAAAAGCAAGGAATATTTCAGTGGCCGAGGTATACAATGTGTTATCCGCAGAGATGGTGCGGATCGATTCCGCTAATATGCGTTTTACAGATTCTGTAATTAAGATCTACGGTTATCCGGGGAAAAGCCTTGTTGGAGAGAACGCCAGTTATGCTGCCTGGAGTGTGATACAGCATTCCAACAGAATAGATGAATTCATGCCTTTGCTGAAAGATGCGGCAGACAAGGGGGAATTGGATTTCCACTTTTATGCGATGACGCTGGACCGGCAACTGATGTACAAACGCCAGGAGCAGATCTATGGCACGCAGGGTAGTATGGTAACACTTAAAAACGGAGAAAAAGGGATGATCATTTGGCCCATCAAGGATCCGGAAGGGGTGGACGAACGCAGGAGAAAAGCCGGCTTCACTTCTACCGTTAAAGAGAATGCGGCCAGGATGCGCATCGACTATAAAGTATACAAACTATCTGACCTGAGCGAACCCGTAAAAAAGCCCTAG
- a CDS encoding M3 family oligoendopeptidase has translation MQTAHISAPPRHFLPADFTVTTWDALQPYFEALQNRPLQSVSDLEQWLADISEVEAVISEDACWRQIRMTRDTANKAYEEAFTYFCMEIQPKLQPYADALNRKLLASEFKDQLDQQLYFTYLRNVQKQVKLFHEKNVPIQAELSVMAQQYGVISGSMTIEVNGQEYTLQQAAKFLENPDRALREEVFTKTAARRLKDKEKLDELYSTLVGKRHEIALNAGFANYRDYKFEELGRFEYTKEDCFQFHAAVKEHILPLVKQSLERQKAKLGLDTLKPWDSDAEPLGTKPLEPFKSGEEMIGKSIECFTQLRPFFGECLQVMKDMGRLDLDSRKNKAPGGYNCPLAETGVPFIFMNAAGQMKDLTTMVHEGGHAIHSFLSHHLSLSAFKEYPMEIAEVASMSMELFSMDHWDIFFDNPDELRRAKLQQLERAITIFPWIAIIDKFQHWIYEHPQHTVAERTAEWVKIMDEFSPGNIDWSGHETYRANNWQRQLHLFEVPFYYIEYGIAQLGAIAMWKQYKENPKQALDNYEKALGLGYTKTLRELYTAAGIKFDFSPAYVKELAGFVQQEIDKIV, from the coding sequence ATGCAAACTGCTCATATTTCCGCACCGCCCAGGCATTTCTTACCAGCTGATTTTACGGTAACAACATGGGACGCATTACAACCTTATTTTGAAGCACTGCAAAACAGGCCGCTGCAGAGTGTTTCCGACCTGGAACAATGGCTGGCAGATATCAGTGAAGTGGAAGCTGTGATCAGCGAAGACGCCTGCTGGCGGCAGATCCGCATGACGCGCGACACGGCTAACAAAGCATATGAAGAAGCCTTTACTTATTTCTGCATGGAGATACAGCCTAAACTGCAACCTTATGCAGATGCGCTGAACCGTAAACTCCTGGCCAGTGAATTCAAAGATCAGCTGGACCAGCAGTTGTATTTTACCTATCTCCGCAATGTGCAGAAACAGGTGAAACTTTTCCATGAAAAGAATGTGCCCATCCAGGCAGAACTTAGTGTGATGGCACAGCAGTATGGTGTGATCTCAGGGTCAATGACCATAGAGGTGAATGGACAGGAATATACTTTGCAACAGGCAGCTAAGTTCCTGGAGAACCCTGACCGTGCATTAAGAGAAGAAGTATTTACCAAAACGGCCGCCCGCCGTTTGAAAGATAAAGAAAAGCTGGACGAGCTGTATTCCACGCTGGTAGGCAAACGGCACGAAATAGCATTGAATGCCGGTTTCGCGAATTACCGCGATTACAAGTTTGAAGAACTGGGGCGTTTTGAATATACCAAGGAAGATTGCTTCCAGTTCCATGCAGCGGTGAAAGAACACATCCTGCCACTGGTGAAACAATCCCTGGAAAGGCAAAAGGCAAAACTGGGATTAGATACACTGAAACCATGGGACAGTGATGCAGAGCCATTGGGCACCAAACCGCTGGAGCCATTCAAAAGCGGGGAGGAAATGATCGGCAAATCTATTGAATGTTTTACGCAACTGCGTCCTTTCTTTGGAGAGTGCCTGCAGGTGATGAAAGACATGGGCCGCCTCGATCTGGACAGCCGTAAGAATAAAGCACCGGGCGGATATAACTGTCCACTTGCAGAAACCGGCGTGCCTTTCATTTTCATGAATGCGGCAGGGCAAATGAAAGACCTGACCACCATGGTACATGAAGGCGGGCATGCTATTCATTCCTTCCTGAGCCATCATCTTTCCCTCAGTGCCTTTAAGGAATACCCCATGGAGATTGCGGAAGTGGCCAGCATGAGCATGGAACTGTTCAGTATGGACCATTGGGATATTTTCTTCGATAACCCGGATGAATTGCGCCGTGCCAAATTGCAACAACTGGAACGTGCTATCACCATCTTCCCCTGGATAGCGATCATTGACAAATTCCAGCACTGGATCTACGAACATCCGCAACATACTGTAGCAGAACGTACGGCAGAGTGGGTAAAGATCATGGATGAATTCTCTCCCGGCAATATTGACTGGAGCGGACATGAAACCTACCGCGCCAACAACTGGCAAAGGCAACTGCATTTGTTTGAAGTACCGTTCTATTATATTGAATATGGCATTGCTCAATTAGGTGCCATTGCCATGTGGAAGCAGTACAAGGAAAATCCCAAACAGGCGCTGGACAATTATGAGAAAGCGCTGGGCCTTGGTTATACAAAAACTTTGAGAGAGCTATATACGGCTGCGGGGATCAAATTTGATTTCTCTCCTGCATACGTAAAAGAGCTGGCGGGTTTTGTACAACAGGAAATAGATAAGATCGTATGA
- a CDS encoding DUF5606 family protein — protein MQYREIVAVTGLGGLFQLLASKQDGAIVRSLEDKSTRFVSSRVHNFTPLESIEVFTTGDNVNLAAVFQAMLDKEAKFPLADAKADNQTVKAYFKNVFPEFDEDRVYVSDMKKMVKWYAILKTNDLLKFEEETEEVEAAEETAAPVEEAKPKAKAKKEAAAEEAPAEEKAAPKKKAPAKKAAAADAEGEEKKPKVAAKKKKTEE, from the coding sequence ATGCAGTACAGAGAAATTGTTGCAGTCACCGGTTTAGGCGGTTTATTTCAATTGCTGGCCAGCAAACAGGATGGCGCTATTGTAAGATCGCTGGAAGACAAGAGCACACGCTTCGTTTCTTCCCGGGTACATAATTTTACCCCATTGGAGAGCATTGAAGTATTCACTACAGGCGATAATGTGAACCTGGCAGCTGTTTTCCAGGCTATGCTGGATAAGGAAGCGAAATTTCCGCTTGCAGATGCGAAAGCAGATAACCAGACCGTAAAAGCTTATTTTAAAAACGTGTTCCCTGAATTTGATGAGGACCGTGTTTATGTAAGTGATATGAAGAAGATGGTAAAATGGTATGCCATCCTCAAAACCAATGACCTGCTGAAGTTTGAAGAAGAGACGGAAGAAGTGGAAGCAGCGGAAGAAACAGCAGCTCCGGTAGAGGAAGCCAAACCAAAAGCAAAGGCCAAAAAAGAAGCGGCTGCTGAAGAAGCGCCTGCAGAAGAGAAAGCTGCTCCTAAAAAGAAAGCACCTGCTAAGAAAGCAGCGGCTGCTGATGCAGAGGGAGAAGAGAAAAAGCCAAAAGTGGCAGCTAAAAAGAAGAAAACGGAAGAGTAA
- a CDS encoding lamin tail domain-containing protein, translating to MQAIVCTLLLAVFPAYYFMPDPIPARYDVLIHEILADPSPTVGLPEYEFIELKNVSAVAVNLGGWVLRDSSQAITLPAFILQPDSLVVICSRTALPFFSPAIATGSFLSLGNEGERLSLYDKSGRLIHTVDYHKDWYAGSIKENGGWSLEMTDTRWPCAGSENWKASTAALGGTPGKNNAVAGTIKEPPLPELLRVTVTDPLHLQLHFSGIIDSLSAVRALDHFKSIAVHYNIVSVELNAPLEKGQIYSLQTNRITDCNNREISQPAPVAYALPEKADSFGLIINEVLFDPPAGTADFAEIYNRSNKAIDLQNLYFASLHPDGAIKQPVLLVKGPFLLLPGEFLAFSTDLPALCRSYSCKGKLQAIPALPTLPDDEGTLLLMEGDGGIIDILHYKRTWHLSILPGTKGISLERVQADGHTQDPGNWHSAAATAGFATPGYVNSQQMVAGSAVEGFRLVSGVFSPNNDGYQDIAQLQWELPLPGYVAEVMAFDAEGRAVRHLARNQLLGNRGNINWDGLSDTGEVVRPGIYVIFVRIFNMQGRINTLKLPLVLAGTP from the coding sequence ATGCAAGCCATTGTTTGTACGCTGCTGCTGGCAGTGTTCCCGGCATATTATTTTATGCCCGATCCCATTCCTGCACGATATGATGTGCTGATCCATGAAATCCTCGCAGATCCTTCTCCCACAGTGGGTTTACCGGAGTACGAATTCATTGAATTAAAGAATGTTTCTGCTGTTGCGGTGAACCTGGGCGGCTGGGTGTTAAGAGATAGCAGCCAGGCCATTACCCTCCCTGCGTTTATTTTGCAGCCGGATAGCCTGGTGGTGATCTGCTCCCGCACAGCGCTTCCTTTTTTCTCTCCTGCCATTGCTACCGGTAGTTTTCTTTCCCTGGGAAACGAGGGCGAACGATTATCCCTTTATGATAAAAGCGGGCGATTGATCCATACAGTGGATTATCATAAAGACTGGTATGCAGGCAGCATTAAAGAAAATGGCGGATGGAGCCTGGAAATGACAGATACCCGGTGGCCCTGTGCAGGAAGCGAAAACTGGAAAGCTTCCACAGCTGCGTTGGGAGGTACACCTGGAAAGAATAATGCTGTGGCCGGTACTATTAAAGAACCGCCTTTACCGGAATTATTAAGGGTAACGGTTACTGACCCGCTGCATCTGCAATTACATTTTTCCGGTATAATCGATAGTTTGTCTGCCGTGCGGGCCCTTGATCATTTTAAAAGTATTGCGGTACATTATAATATAGTATCTGTTGAATTAAACGCTCCATTGGAAAAAGGGCAGATCTATTCACTGCAAACCAACCGCATTACGGATTGCAATAACCGCGAAATATCCCAACCGGCGCCGGTTGCATATGCACTTCCAGAAAAGGCAGATAGCTTCGGCCTGATCATTAATGAAGTATTATTTGATCCGCCCGCCGGAACTGCTGATTTTGCGGAGATCTATAACCGCAGTAATAAAGCCATTGATCTACAGAACCTGTACTTTGCCTCACTTCATCCGGATGGTGCTATCAAACAACCCGTGCTGCTGGTAAAAGGCCCCTTCTTATTATTACCGGGGGAATTCCTGGCTTTTTCAACAGACCTCCCGGCCCTGTGCCGTTCTTATTCCTGCAAGGGTAAATTACAGGCCATCCCTGCTTTGCCCACTTTGCCGGATGATGAAGGCACCCTCTTATTAATGGAGGGGGATGGAGGGATCATTGACATACTTCATTATAAACGTACCTGGCATCTGAGCATTTTACCCGGTACCAAGGGGATTTCGCTGGAAAGGGTACAGGCGGATGGGCATACGCAGGATCCGGGAAACTGGCATTCAGCTGCTGCCACGGCTGGTTTTGCCACACCAGGATATGTAAATTCCCAGCAAATGGTTGCCGGTAGTGCTGTTGAAGGGTTCAGGCTTGTTTCTGGTGTGTTCAGTCCTAATAACGATGGGTACCAGGACATTGCTCAACTGCAATGGGAACTTCCTCTTCCGGGATATGTGGCAGAGGTGATGGCATTTGATGCGGAAGGCCGTGCTGTGCGGCATCTGGCCAGGAATCAGCTGTTGGGGAACAGGGGAAATATTAACTGGGATGGACTTTCGGATACCGGGGAGGTGGTAAGGCCGGGAATCTATGTTATCTTTGTACGGATTTTTAATATGCAAGGAAGGATAAATACCCTGAAACTCCCGCTGGTATTGGCCGGCACCCCATAA
- a CDS encoding aspartate-semialdehyde dehydrogenase — protein sequence MKVAVVGATGLVGTKMLQVLAERNFPLTELIPVASERSVGKEVMYKGKPYKVVTADTAISMKPNVAIFSAGGSTSLEWAPKFAAAGITVIDNSSAWRMDPTKKLVVPEVNAHALTPEDKIIANPNCSTIQMVLVLEPLHKKYGIQRVVVSTYQSVTGTGVKAVDQLMNERKGIEGPMAYPYQIDLNVIPQIDVFLENGYTKEEMKMVKETTKIMGDDKVKVTATTVRIPVMGGHSESVNIQFEKDFDLAEVRNILAAAPGVIVVDDPSKSLYPMPKDAHDKDDVFVGRIRRDETQDNTLNLWIVADNLRKGAATNAVQIAEYLEKKNWL from the coding sequence ATGAAAGTAGCCGTAGTAGGTGCAACCGGATTGGTAGGCACCAAAATGTTGCAAGTATTGGCGGAAAGGAATTTCCCCTTAACGGAATTGATACCCGTAGCTTCTGAGAGATCTGTTGGTAAGGAAGTGATGTATAAGGGTAAGCCGTACAAGGTTGTGACCGCAGATACGGCTATTTCCATGAAACCGAACGTAGCCATTTTCTCTGCGGGCGGCAGCACCTCCCTGGAGTGGGCACCTAAATTTGCAGCAGCAGGCATCACCGTGATAGATAACTCTTCTGCATGGCGGATGGACCCTACCAAAAAACTGGTGGTACCGGAAGTGAATGCACATGCCTTAACACCGGAAGATAAGATCATTGCCAACCCTAACTGTTCTACCATTCAAATGGTATTGGTACTGGAACCTTTACATAAGAAGTATGGTATTCAACGCGTAGTGGTATCTACCTATCAATCTGTTACAGGCACAGGTGTAAAAGCAGTAGATCAGTTAATGAACGAACGCAAAGGTATTGAAGGTCCTATGGCTTATCCTTACCAGATAGACCTCAACGTGATCCCGCAGATAGATGTGTTCCTGGAGAATGGTTATACAAAAGAAGAAATGAAAATGGTGAAAGAAACCACCAAGATCATGGGAGATGACAAAGTGAAGGTAACGGCTACAACTGTGCGTATCCCTGTAATGGGCGGCCATAGCGAAAGTGTGAACATTCAGTTTGAGAAAGATTTCGATCTGGCAGAAGTACGTAACATCTTAGCGGCAGCACCTGGTGTGATCGTTGTAGATGATCCGTCTAAAAGCCTGTACCCCATGCCAAAAGATGCGCATGATAAAGACGATGTATTTGTAGGACGTATCCGCAGAGACGAAACACAGGATAACACGTTAAATCTTTGGATAGTTGCAGACAACTTAAGGAAGGGTGCAGCTACCAACGCGGTACAGATTGCAGAGTACTTAGAAAAAAAGAACTGGTTATAA
- a CDS encoding DUF2461 domain-containing protein, giving the protein MLQRSTLKFLKDLRLNNNKAWFDDNKANYQQAKEDFESLVQEIIDGLARVDPGIEGLQVKDCVFRIYKDVRFSKDKTPYKANMGASFAKGGKKSPYAGYYFHLEPGGNSFVGGGLWMPEGPIIKKIRQEIDYNFADFQRIVGQKEFIRVFGKVNGDSLKTAPQGYHEDNPAIAYIKLKSFIVSNNVTDEAATQPTLVREILRTFAVMQPFIQFLNSAQDE; this is encoded by the coding sequence ATGCTACAACGTTCCACATTGAAATTTCTGAAGGACCTCAGGCTAAACAACAATAAAGCCTGGTTTGATGATAATAAGGCAAATTATCAGCAGGCAAAAGAGGACTTTGAGAGCCTGGTACAAGAAATAATAGATGGCCTGGCCCGTGTAGACCCAGGGATAGAAGGCCTGCAGGTAAAAGACTGCGTTTTCCGTATCTATAAAGATGTTAGGTTCTCTAAAGACAAAACGCCTTATAAAGCCAATATGGGTGCATCTTTTGCCAAGGGAGGCAAAAAGAGTCCGTATGCGGGATATTACTTTCACCTGGAGCCGGGTGGAAATAGTTTTGTTGGTGGCGGCCTCTGGATGCCAGAAGGGCCGATCATTAAAAAGATAAGACAGGAGATCGACTATAACTTCGCCGACTTTCAACGCATAGTGGGGCAAAAAGAGTTCATCCGGGTATTTGGCAAGGTAAATGGGGATTCGCTTAAAACAGCGCCACAGGGGTATCATGAAGATAATCCGGCTATTGCCTATATCAAATTGAAGAGCTTTATTGTCAGCAATAATGTAACGGATGAAGCAGCTACGCAACCTACCTTAGTGCGTGAGATCCTGCGGACCTTTGCTGTGATGCAACCATTCATTCAATTCCTCAATAGCGCTCAGGACGAATAA
- a CDS encoding porin, producing MRKSLFALLAMFIAMSASAQDSLRLLPVGFKLSGYADVYYKYGFNENKSDNKTSFTNSHNSFELGMVSLKLESTFKNVGLVADIGFGKRAEDFSYNDEKTRLAIKQLYISYAPASWLKFTIGSFATHVGYELVDAYANRNYSMSYMFSYGPFFHTGAKADLTFGEHNLMVGVFNPTDLKSAYDGHEGIKYIGAQYGFASASVPFKAYLNYIGGLDTFQTRNDQIDLVLSYQVAPKFGIGYNGTYSTYKNKPAKTDATNWFGSALYLNYDPSESFGLSLRGEYFSDKDGLKVYTDPLEFPDGGSVFAVTLSGNYRIGGFTLIPELRLDQSNKDGLFHDKDGAAKKSSASVSLAAIYKF from the coding sequence ATGAGAAAAAGTTTATTTGCCCTTCTGGCTATGTTTATTGCTATGTCCGCCTCCGCCCAGGATTCTTTACGCTTACTGCCAGTAGGATTTAAATTATCCGGATACGCTGATGTTTATTACAAGTATGGTTTTAACGAAAACAAATCAGATAATAAGACGAGCTTTACCAACTCTCATAACTCTTTTGAACTGGGTATGGTGTCTTTGAAACTGGAAAGCACTTTCAAGAATGTAGGATTGGTTGCGGACATCGGTTTTGGTAAAAGAGCGGAAGATTTCTCTTATAATGACGAAAAAACGCGCCTCGCGATAAAGCAATTATATATTTCATATGCACCTGCTTCCTGGTTGAAATTCACCATAGGTAGTTTTGCCACACATGTTGGTTATGAACTGGTGGATGCATATGCCAACAGAAATTACAGCATGTCCTACATGTTTTCCTATGGACCCTTTTTTCATACCGGTGCAAAAGCTGATCTGACTTTTGGAGAGCACAACCTGATGGTTGGTGTATTTAACCCAACAGATCTTAAAAGTGCATATGATGGCCATGAAGGTATCAAGTACATTGGTGCTCAGTACGGATTCGCTTCTGCCAGCGTACCCTTCAAAGCTTACCTGAACTACATCGGCGGGCTGGATACTTTCCAAACGCGGAATGACCAGATAGACCTGGTGCTCAGTTACCAGGTAGCGCCTAAGTTCGGAATTGGTTACAATGGTACTTACAGCACTTACAAGAACAAACCTGCCAAAACTGATGCTACCAACTGGTTTGGCTCTGCACTGTACCTGAACTATGATCCTTCTGAAAGCTTTGGTCTGAGCCTCCGTGGTGAATACTTCAGCGATAAAGATGGTCTGAAAGTTTATACTGATCCTTTAGAATTCCCAGACGGTGGTAGCGTATTTGCTGTTACCTTATCCGGTAATTACAGAATAGGCGGCTTTACCCTGATCCCTGAGCTCCGCCTGGATCAGAGTAATAAGGACGGTCTCTTCCATGACAAGGATGGCGCCGCTAAAAAATCATCTGCAAGTGTATCACTGGCGGCGATTTACAAGTTCTAG
- a CDS encoding ammonium transporter has translation MKKISIQDYLPFIFLAALAVIGIFLPTAPTFADASKYNAADVAWVLVATTLVFLMTPGLSFFYGGMVNKKNVISTMMQSFIATGLISVIWVVVGFSLAFGTSQGGIIGDPTSYFFFNGVGSGGPWGTIPILLFALFQLKFAVITPALVVGAVAERIRFTSYVLFMVLFSLLVYAPIAHWTWHADGILFKLGVLDFAGGTVVHISAGCAALAGALVLRRRKDHIAKKELQPANIPFVLIGTGLLWFGWFGFNAGSSLAANGLAVTAFAATNTAAAAAGLSWIFFDVIRGRKPSVLGFCIGAVVGLVAITPAAGYVGVPQSLFIGFIAAIVSNIVVHYKNKSAIDDTLDVFPCHGVGGMVGMLLTGVFASKLINPAGNDGWAYGNFDLFYKQVLGLLLVVTYSFVVSWLIFKFINFIHPLRVTEQEEELGLDVTQHNEIYHPQNLSINGQGSLAEEPVQHG, from the coding sequence ATGAAGAAAATTTCGATTCAGGATTATCTGCCATTCATATTTTTAGCTGCGCTGGCAGTAATTGGCATTTTTTTACCTACAGCTCCAACATTTGCCGATGCCAGCAAGTATAATGCAGCAGATGTTGCCTGGGTTTTAGTGGCTACCACTTTGGTATTTTTGATGACTCCGGGTTTATCCTTCTTCTATGGAGGAATGGTAAACAAGAAGAATGTGATCTCCACTATGATGCAAAGCTTTATCGCTACCGGCCTGATCAGTGTTATCTGGGTGGTAGTTGGTTTCAGTCTTGCATTCGGAACTTCACAGGGAGGAATCATTGGTGACCCTACCTCTTATTTCTTCTTTAATGGTGTAGGTTCAGGCGGACCATGGGGTACTATTCCCATTTTATTATTCGCTTTGTTCCAGCTGAAATTCGCTGTGATCACTCCTGCTCTTGTTGTGGGTGCGGTTGCTGAGCGGATCCGCTTCACATCTTATGTATTATTCATGGTACTGTTCAGCCTGTTGGTATATGCACCAATTGCACACTGGACCTGGCATGCAGATGGCATCCTCTTTAAATTGGGTGTACTTGACTTTGCCGGTGGTACTGTTGTACATATTTCTGCTGGTTGTGCTGCTCTTGCCGGTGCGCTTGTTTTAAGACGCCGTAAAGACCACATCGCTAAAAAAGAACTGCAACCTGCAAACATTCCTTTCGTATTGATCGGTACCGGTTTGCTCTGGTTTGGCTGGTTCGGTTTCAACGCAGGTTCTTCTCTTGCTGCTAATGGTTTGGCTGTAACAGCTTTCGCTGCTACCAATACAGCTGCCGCTGCTGCTGGCCTTTCCTGGATCTTCTTTGATGTGATCCGCGGTAGAAAACCATCTGTACTTGGATTCTGTATCGGTGCGGTTGTTGGTCTTGTTGCCATCACACCTGCTGCTGGTTACGTTGGTGTACCACAAAGCCTGTTCATTGGTTTCATTGCTGCGATCGTTTCTAACATCGTTGTACATTATAAGAACAAATCTGCCATCGATGATACATTGGATGTATTCCCTTGTCATGGTGTAGGTGGTATGGTTGGTATGTTGCTGACCGGTGTGTTTGCTTCCAAACTGATCAACCCTGCAGGTAATGATGGCTGGGCTTACGGTAACTTTGACCTGTTCTACAAACAAGTACTGGGTCTGTTGCTGGTAGTTACTTACAGCTTTGTTGTATCCTGGCTGATCTTCAAATTCATCAACTTCATTCATCCGCTGCGTGTAACTGAGCAGGAAGAAGAACTGGGTCTGGACGTTACACAACATAACGAGATCTATCACCCACAAAACCTGAGCATTAATGGTCAGGGTTCATTAGCCGAAGAGCCTGTTCAACACGGATAA